Within Mycobacterium botniense, the genomic segment CTGTTCCGCCATTCTTCCCGACCACCCCCAACATCACAATCAACCTGCCCCGCACCCGCGAAGAGTTCGAGAAGCGTTGGGCCGGTGTGCAGGCCCACAACCGCTGGCAAGTCGACTTCTGTTCGCTCGCTCCGGCCCGGCGTCGCGGGTTGATCCAGATCTTTCCCAACGATGTCGACCTGGCATTGGAGGAGATACGCTGGGGCGCCGGGCAGGACTGCTTCGGCGGCGTGCTCATCCCGCCCGTCTCGCCCGGTGACTCGCAGGTCGCCCCGCTTTTTCATACCCGCTACGAACCGATCTGGGCGCTGTGCGCCGACCTGGACCTGACGGTTGTGCAGCACGCGGGAGCCGGTAGCCCCGAGATGCCGATGGACCAGCCGGCATCCAATGCGGTGCTGATCACCGAGATGGCGCTGTGGGCCCAGCGCACCCTGGGCCATCTCATATTGGCTGGCGTATTCGAACGTTATCCGACACTACGATTCGTGCCAACCGAGCAGGGCACGCTGTGGGTGCAGCAGCAGCTGGCCGTGCTCGACGCCATGGTGCCCACCATGAAATCGGAGGCCCACAACCGCACCTACGGCATGTTCGGGGGGTCGTCTGTCGACGCGTTGACACTGACCCCGAGCGAATACGCCCAGCGGAACTGTTATCTGGCCTGCGCGTTGGCCCCCTATGACTCCGCAACGATCGATTTCATGGGGGCCGACCACATCATGTGGGGCAGTGACTACCCGCACGAAGAGGGCTTAGCGCCCCACTCCAAGCTGGCCATCCGCTGGGCCCTGCACGACAGGTCGCAAGATGAGTGCCGAAAGATCTTGGGCGGCAACGCCGCTCGGCTATACCGTTTCGACCTTGATGCGTTGGTTCCGGTGGCCACCAAAATCGGGCCGACAGTCGCCGAGGTGCACACACCGCTTGGCGACACCGGTTATCGCGCGCCGGCCGCTTTCGGCTACCGGCCGTTTGAAGGTGGCCTGGCCCTCAAGCGTCTGGCACCCGAACGCAGCTAACGTCGCAGCAACCATGGGTTCGCCACCGGCCCCGGCTCGGCTGGGCGTGGCCTTTGCGTGTCGCGGGCCGAACGGCGCGCCCCGCGGATAGTGGACGCACAGACTAAGCCGAAAGAGCCCGGCACCAGCGCACCCTCTCAGTTCCTCAGTGGCGCAATCGATCTTCTCCCTGGCGACGGTGAGCAGCTGCTTGAAGGCGAGTTGCGCCAACTGCCGATGTCGGCGGTCTAGACCTGCACATAGCCGAGGCTCTTGAGTTCACTCACCGCGGCGTCTTAGATCATGGCCCGCAGCGGGCCCTGCGGTTCGATACCCAGCGAGCTTAGCGCCGAGGCGTGGAACACGGTGCCGGGCACGTGGATGGCGTGGGCGAGACCGGCGTGCGCGTCGCGCCAATAGCGTTGCAGCGGTTTGTCCATCCGCAAGGCGTTGCCCCCGGAGCGGGAGAAAATCTGGTCGACGGCCATGACCGCACGCCACGCCGCACGGATCTGGGTGCGACGTCCGGCAGCGCGGTCCTGAAACGACACGTCCTTGCCGGCTTCGACGATATCGTAGATGCGGTCCACATTGGCCAGCAGTTCCTGGCGGGCGGCGTTGATGTCGGCGGCGGCTTCGCCGATCGCGTACATGACGTATGGATCGTCCTTGATCGCGGTGCCGGTCGCTCCCACCCGGTCTCGTTGATAGTCCAGGTGGGCGGCCAATGCCCCTTCGGCGATGCCGACGACCGCCGCCGTGATCCCCAGCGGGAACATCGTCGACCACGGCATCAGATACAGCGGCTTGGTCATGCCGGCCTTACGTTGCGCAGTGCCGTCCATGACCTCGGTGGCATCCATCGTCCGGTAGTCGGGCACAAACGCGTCGCGCACGATGATGTCCTTGGAGCCGGTGCCGCGCAGCCCCACGACGTTCCACGAGTCCTCGACGATCTGGTAGTCCTTGCGCGGCAGGATCATGTGCAGCATCTGCGGAGGCATGACCGGCGTGCCGTCGGCGTCGCCGAGCATGGCGCCCAGGATGATCCAGTCGCACTGATCGGTGCCGGAGCTGAACTGCCAGTGACCGCTAAAAAGGTAGCCGCCGTCGACGGGTTTGGCCACGCCCTGCGGCGCATACGGGGACGCCACCCAGGTGTCGAAGTCATCGGCCCAGATCTCCTCAGCCACCCGTGGATCGGCATAGGCCAGCTGGTAGGGGTGCACCGCCACCACACCGGTGATCCAGCCGGCGGCGGGATCAAGGGCGGCGGTGGCCATCACGGTCTCGGCGAACTCGCGAGGATGGACCTCGTAGCCGCCGTACTTCGCGGTTTGCAGCAGCCGGATCGACCCGACCTCTTTCATCGCTTTGGTGGTCTGATCGGTCAGCCGGCCGATGCGCTCCGCCTCGACGGCCTGCTCGCGCAGCTGGTCGGCGATGTCCATCACCCGGTCGATTACTCGTTTGGTCATGCTGTCGTCCTTACGTCGAGGGTCGCGATCGATGGTCTGCTGCCCGTGATGATGACATCTTTGATGCTCGCGGTGAGCGGAAAAGCTGTTCCGGGGACCCGCGGTGTCGGGCCCACACGCAGGCTGCCATCGTCGCCGCATGAGCCGATCCGTGAACCGGCCCAGCCTGACCCCTGAGAATCCGTGCGTTGCTCGATGGTCGGGTGCGGATCACGACCGTTCACCACAGCCATACACCGGAAAGTGTGCTGACGTCGGACACCACCGCGTGCGGCGGCCGGAGGCCAAGACTGGGGGAGCAAGGGTGGACCGCCAGGCCAACCGTCACATACGTTATGGGCCAGTACGCCGGCGGGGGAACACATGAAGCGACTTGAGGGCGGCCGCCTCCGGCTGACCGGCGCCGCCCGCGGTAACGAGCAGTCCACCGCGCTGCGGCTGCTGGAGAAGTACGCGGTCATGGGGCCGCCGGCATCGCCGCTGACGGTCTGGACCAAATCCGCGCCCAGGATGCGGGCGAGAGGGGAGCGGTTCACCACTGCGGGAACGTCGGCGACGAGAAATCCGTGATCGACTCGACCCGTCCCGGTATGACGGCCTGCCGGCAAGGGCAATGTCGAGTTTTTACCCAAGCCCTCGCGCGACTATGCGCGCCAGGGTCTGCGCGCGGTGTGCGTCGCCCCCGCCCGTATCACGATCTCCGATGTCAAGGGGGATTACATTCCGCCCGATACGGATTGGTCGTTCGCTAAGCTGTCACCGATCTTGCTCACCAGACTGGAATCCAGCGGGGCGTCAGCGGGTGATCCTGCGGGCCGTTACCGGCGTGGTCGGCGCGCTGGCGTCCGAGGGCGGCGCGTTCACCGGCACCGAAATCCGAGACGGGGGAACCCACGCATGACAGCTGATCTGAGCTACGACACCACCCGTCGCGAGATCGCGACCGAGGCAGGTGTTTTGCGCTATCACGAGGCCGGCGAGGGGCCGCCGCTGCTGCTGTTACACGGCTCCGGGGCCGGAGTGACGGGATGGCGCAATTTCCGGGGGGTGCTGCCCGCGTTCGCCGCGCACTTCCGTTGTCTGATCCTGGAATTCCCCGGCTTCGGTATCAGCGACGACTTCGGGGGCCACCCTTTGCTCACCGCGTTCGACGCGGTGGTCCGGTTCGTCGACGCGCTCGGTCTGGACACCGTCGATATCCTGGGCAACTCGATGGGCGGCGGCGTGGCAATCAACTACGCGCTCGCCCATCCCGAGCGGGTGCGCCGGCTGGTGACCATCGGCGGTATCGGCCTCAACATCTTCAGCCCGGGTCCCGCGGAAGGGATCCGGTTGCTGCAGGAATTCGTCGACGACCCGACCCGTGAACGACTGATCCGCTGGCTGCACTCGATGGTCTACGACCCTGCGGTGGTCACCGAGGAACTCATCGAGGAGCGCTGGCGCCATGCCACCGATCCTGAAACGCTGGCCGCCGCGCGCAGAATGTACGGCAAAGAGGCGTTCACGCAGCTGACCAAGGCCATGGAATCGTCCCCGGGACCGCAGCCGTGGGCGGTGATGCATCGGCTTACGGCGCCGACGTTGATCACCTGGGGCCGCGATGACCGGGTGAGCCCGCTGGACATGGCGCTGATCCCGATGCGCACCATCCCCAACGCCGAACTGCACGTGTTTCCCAAGTGCGGGCACTGGACAATGATCGAGGCCAAAGACGCGTTCGAAACCGTCGTGTTGGCTTTCTTGCTCCGCAAGGGCACCGCGCGGTAGCGCCGATCAGGGTTGCCGGCTGCTCGCCCCGCGCAGCGCGTATCGCTTCTTGCGTAGTGGACGGCTGATGCGAGGCCGGTTTCACGAGCGCATCACCGGTGTGGTTGAGTAAACCTGCCAACTGTCGGGGCAGCAACGTGACTCGGGCCATCGGGTCGTCGGTGAGCGAAGCCGCGGGTTGGCGTGGCAAGGGTGAATCACTGGGTGCGGGTGTCGCCCTGGTGGACCGTACGCAGGGTTGGCGCCGGCGTATGGTGCGACGGTGGCCGCGCGTTACTGTGCTTTGGTCGGCCTCCGCAACAAGCCGATAGAAAAGTTGGGCGCAGTCATGACCACAGCAGCAGAGACGTCGGCGATCGAATCGCGCGTCGGCCACTACTACCAGATGGACCGCACCTATCTGGTCGGCCGCGAAAAGCTACGCGAGTACGCCCGGGCAGTGCAGGACTATCACCCCGCCCACTGGGATGTCGCCGCCGCCGCGGAATTGGGCTATCCGGATTTGGTGGCACCGCTGACCTTCACGTCGGTCCCGGGCATGGCCTGCAACCGCCGCATGTTCGAGTCGGTGGTGGTCGGCTACCACACCTATGTGCAGACCGAAGAAGTCTTC encodes:
- a CDS encoding amidohydrolase family protein, whose amino-acid sequence is MAATWDTIDRYVVISTDTHAGADLHDYKRYLPARLHDEFDAWATTYMSPFDDLIIATANRNWDHEFRMAEMDADGVAAEVLLPNTVPPFFPTTPNITINLPRTREEFEKRWAGVQAHNRWQVDFCSLAPARRRGLIQIFPNDVDLALEEIRWGAGQDCFGGVLIPPVSPGDSQVAPLFHTRYEPIWALCADLDLTVVQHAGAGSPEMPMDQPASNAVLITEMALWAQRTLGHLILAGVFERYPTLRFVPTEQGTLWVQQQLAVLDAMVPTMKSEAHNRTYGMFGGSSVDALTLTPSEYAQRNCYLACALAPYDSATIDFMGADHIMWGSDYPHEEGLAPHSKLAIRWALHDRSQDECRKILGGNAARLYRFDLDALVPVATKIGPTVAEVHTPLGDTGYRAPAAFGYRPFEGGLALKRLAPERS
- a CDS encoding alpha/beta fold hydrolase — translated: MTADLSYDTTRREIATEAGVLRYHEAGEGPPLLLLHGSGAGVTGWRNFRGVLPAFAAHFRCLILEFPGFGISDDFGGHPLLTAFDAVVRFVDALGLDTVDILGNSMGGGVAINYALAHPERVRRLVTIGGIGLNIFSPGPAEGIRLLQEFVDDPTRERLIRWLHSMVYDPAVVTEELIEERWRHATDPETLAAARRMYGKEAFTQLTKAMESSPGPQPWAVMHRLTAPTLITWGRDDRVSPLDMALIPMRTIPNAELHVFPKCGHWTMIEAKDAFETVVLAFLLRKGTAR
- a CDS encoding acyl-CoA dehydrogenase family protein → MTKRVIDRVMDIADQLREQAVEAERIGRLTDQTTKAMKEVGSIRLLQTAKYGGYEVHPREFAETVMATAALDPAAGWITGVVAVHPYQLAYADPRVAEEIWADDFDTWVASPYAPQGVAKPVDGGYLFSGHWQFSSGTDQCDWIILGAMLGDADGTPVMPPQMLHMILPRKDYQIVEDSWNVVGLRGTGSKDIIVRDAFVPDYRTMDATEVMDGTAQRKAGMTKPLYLMPWSTMFPLGITAAVVGIAEGALAAHLDYQRDRVGATGTAIKDDPYVMYAIGEAAADINAARQELLANVDRIYDIVEAGKDVSFQDRAAGRRTQIRAAWRAVMAVDQIFSRSGGNALRMDKPLQRYWRDAHAGLAHAIHVPGTVFHASALSSLGIEPQGPLRAMI